The Punica granatum isolate Tunisia-2019 chromosome 4, ASM765513v2, whole genome shotgun sequence genome has a window encoding:
- the LOC116202809 gene encoding uncharacterized protein LOC116202809 isoform X4: MGVLLGRRSRTSKIKKLSKLAISRIAILKRQREVRASHARSDVIELLNLGHQERALLRVEVMIKEQNMLDVFSMVEAYCHILVQKIGLTKKHKQIPDELREAFATLSFAASRCGELPELLELRRIIASNYSNEFTAHAVELPNNCGVNPKIIQKLSQRLPDLGSRLMALKEIATQNGMSLQLENTNEEKAQEVGHQHEQPEPMVANEEMGSKHEICYIPIQEEAKEDEQKFQGSGSPKQKYRDVAGAAEEAFKSAAYAAEAARAAVTLSRSGSDGLDHHDDRGSSPPQTGNISDGELHRTGECTSVADQFVLDGKQNFVHRISRDWMQPISKIGTGDAYYGRKIKV, translated from the exons ATGGGTGTCCTGCTAGGAAGGAGAAGCAGAACGTCGAAGATCAAGAAGCTCTCCAAGCTCGCCATTTCTAGGATCGCGATCCTCAAGAGGCAGCGTGAAGTCCGTGCTTCTCATGCACGATCGGATGTGATCGAGCTCCTGAACCTGGGACACCAAGAACGCGCACTCCTTCGG GTCGAGGTCATGATTAAGGAGCAGAACATGCTGGACGTGTTCTCGATGGTAGAAGCTTACTGCCACATCCTCGTGCAAAAGATCGGCCTCACAAAGAAGCACAA GCAAATTCCCGATGAGCTGAGAGAAGCTTTTGCAACCTTAAGTTTTGCCGCATCAAGGTGCGGGGAGCTCCCGGAGCTACTAGAGCTCCGGAGGATCATCGCAAGCAACTACAGCAACGAGTTTACAGCTCATGCAGTTGAGCTGCCCAATAACTGTGGAGTGAATCCCAAG ATTATACAGAAGCTTTCGCAAAGACTACCGGACTTGGGAAGTAGATTGATGGCCCTGAAAGAAATTGCTACGCAGAATGGGATGTCTCTGCAGTTGGAAAACACAAATGAG GAGAAAGCCCAAGAAGTCGGTCACCAGCATGAGCAACCCGAGCCGATGGTAGCTAATGAGGAGATGGGTTCTAAACACGAGATCTGCTACATCCCTATACAAGAAGAAGCCAAGGAGGACGAGCAGAAGTTCCAAGGATCGGGGAGTCCAAAGCAGAAATACAGGGACGTAGCCGGTGCAGCTGAGGAGGCATTCAAATCGGCAGCTTATGCAGCAGAAGCTGCAAGGGCTGCCGTTACTCTGTCGAGGTCCGGATCAGATGGTCTTGATCATCATGATGATCGTGGCAGTTCCCCTCCTCAAACAGGAAATATTTCGGACGGCGAATTACATCGGACAGGAGAATGCACATCAGTAGCAGATCAATTCGTCTTGGatggaaaacaaaattttGTTCATCGCATTTCCAGGGATTGGATGCAGCCGATTTCTAAGATCGGGACTGGCGATGCATACTATGGGAGAAAGATCAAGGTTTGA
- the LOC116202809 gene encoding uncharacterized protein LOC116202809 isoform X3: protein MGVLLGRRSRTSKIKKLSKLAISRIAILKRQREVRASHARSDVIELLNLGHQERALLRVEVMIKEQNMLDVFSMVEAYCHILVQKIGLTKKHKQIPDELREAFATLSFAASRCGELPELLELRRIIASNYSNEFTAHAVELPNNCGVNPKIIQKLSQRLPDLGSRLMALKEIATQNGMSLQLENTNELQEKAQEVGHQHEQPEPMVANEEMGSKHEICYIPIQEEAKEDEQKFQGSGSPKQKYRDVAGAAEEAFKSAAYAAEAARAAVTLSRSGSDGLDHHDDRGSSPPQTGNISDGELHRTGECTSVADQFVLDGKQNFVHRISRDWMQPISKIGTGDAYYGRKIKV from the exons ATGGGTGTCCTGCTAGGAAGGAGAAGCAGAACGTCGAAGATCAAGAAGCTCTCCAAGCTCGCCATTTCTAGGATCGCGATCCTCAAGAGGCAGCGTGAAGTCCGTGCTTCTCATGCACGATCGGATGTGATCGAGCTCCTGAACCTGGGACACCAAGAACGCGCACTCCTTCGG GTCGAGGTCATGATTAAGGAGCAGAACATGCTGGACGTGTTCTCGATGGTAGAAGCTTACTGCCACATCCTCGTGCAAAAGATCGGCCTCACAAAGAAGCACAA GCAAATTCCCGATGAGCTGAGAGAAGCTTTTGCAACCTTAAGTTTTGCCGCATCAAGGTGCGGGGAGCTCCCGGAGCTACTAGAGCTCCGGAGGATCATCGCAAGCAACTACAGCAACGAGTTTACAGCTCATGCAGTTGAGCTGCCCAATAACTGTGGAGTGAATCCCAAG ATTATACAGAAGCTTTCGCAAAGACTACCGGACTTGGGAAGTAGATTGATGGCCCTGAAAGAAATTGCTACGCAGAATGGGATGTCTCTGCAGTTGGAAAACACAAATGAG CTGCAGGAGAAAGCCCAAGAAGTCGGTCACCAGCATGAGCAACCCGAGCCGATGGTAGCTAATGAGGAGATGGGTTCTAAACACGAGATCTGCTACATCCCTATACAAGAAGAAGCCAAGGAGGACGAGCAGAAGTTCCAAGGATCGGGGAGTCCAAAGCAGAAATACAGGGACGTAGCCGGTGCAGCTGAGGAGGCATTCAAATCGGCAGCTTATGCAGCAGAAGCTGCAAGGGCTGCCGTTACTCTGTCGAGGTCCGGATCAGATGGTCTTGATCATCATGATGATCGTGGCAGTTCCCCTCCTCAAACAGGAAATATTTCGGACGGCGAATTACATCGGACAGGAGAATGCACATCAGTAGCAGATCAATTCGTCTTGGatggaaaacaaaattttGTTCATCGCATTTCCAGGGATTGGATGCAGCCGATTTCTAAGATCGGGACTGGCGATGCATACTATGGGAGAAAGATCAAGGTTTGA
- the LOC116202809 gene encoding uncharacterized protein LOC116202809 isoform X1 translates to MGVLLGRRSRTSKIKKLSKLAISRIAILKRQREVRASHARSDVIELLNLGHQERALLRVEVMIKEQNMLDVFSMVEAYCHILVQKIGLTKKHKQIPDELREAFATLSFAASRCGELPELLELRRIIASNYSNEFTAHAVELPNNCGVNPKLMHASQIIQKLSQRLPDLGSRLMALKEIATQNGMSLQLENTNELQEKAQEVGHQHEQPEPMVANEEMGSKHEICYIPIQEEAKEDEQKFQGSGSPKQKYRDVAGAAEEAFKSAAYAAEAARAAVTLSRSGSDGLDHHDDRGSSPPQTGNISDGELHRTGECTSVADQFVLDGKQNFVHRISRDWMQPISKIGTGDAYYGRKIKV, encoded by the exons ATGGGTGTCCTGCTAGGAAGGAGAAGCAGAACGTCGAAGATCAAGAAGCTCTCCAAGCTCGCCATTTCTAGGATCGCGATCCTCAAGAGGCAGCGTGAAGTCCGTGCTTCTCATGCACGATCGGATGTGATCGAGCTCCTGAACCTGGGACACCAAGAACGCGCACTCCTTCGG GTCGAGGTCATGATTAAGGAGCAGAACATGCTGGACGTGTTCTCGATGGTAGAAGCTTACTGCCACATCCTCGTGCAAAAGATCGGCCTCACAAAGAAGCACAA GCAAATTCCCGATGAGCTGAGAGAAGCTTTTGCAACCTTAAGTTTTGCCGCATCAAGGTGCGGGGAGCTCCCGGAGCTACTAGAGCTCCGGAGGATCATCGCAAGCAACTACAGCAACGAGTTTACAGCTCATGCAGTTGAGCTGCCCAATAACTGTGGAGTGAATCCCAAG TTAATGCATGCCTCTCAGATTATACAGAAGCTTTCGCAAAGACTACCGGACTTGGGAAGTAGATTGATGGCCCTGAAAGAAATTGCTACGCAGAATGGGATGTCTCTGCAGTTGGAAAACACAAATGAG CTGCAGGAGAAAGCCCAAGAAGTCGGTCACCAGCATGAGCAACCCGAGCCGATGGTAGCTAATGAGGAGATGGGTTCTAAACACGAGATCTGCTACATCCCTATACAAGAAGAAGCCAAGGAGGACGAGCAGAAGTTCCAAGGATCGGGGAGTCCAAAGCAGAAATACAGGGACGTAGCCGGTGCAGCTGAGGAGGCATTCAAATCGGCAGCTTATGCAGCAGAAGCTGCAAGGGCTGCCGTTACTCTGTCGAGGTCCGGATCAGATGGTCTTGATCATCATGATGATCGTGGCAGTTCCCCTCCTCAAACAGGAAATATTTCGGACGGCGAATTACATCGGACAGGAGAATGCACATCAGTAGCAGATCAATTCGTCTTGGatggaaaacaaaattttGTTCATCGCATTTCCAGGGATTGGATGCAGCCGATTTCTAAGATCGGGACTGGCGATGCATACTATGGGAGAAAGATCAAGGTTTGA
- the LOC116202809 gene encoding uncharacterized protein LOC116202809 isoform X2, translating to MGVLLGRRSRTSKIKKLSKLAISRIAILKRQREVRASHARSDVIELLNLGHQERALLRVEVMIKEQNMLDVFSMVEAYCHILVQKIGLTKKHKQIPDELREAFATLSFAASRCGELPELLELRRIIASNYSNEFTAHAVELPNNCGVNPKLMHASQIIQKLSQRLPDLGSRLMALKEIATQNGMSLQLENTNEEKAQEVGHQHEQPEPMVANEEMGSKHEICYIPIQEEAKEDEQKFQGSGSPKQKYRDVAGAAEEAFKSAAYAAEAARAAVTLSRSGSDGLDHHDDRGSSPPQTGNISDGELHRTGECTSVADQFVLDGKQNFVHRISRDWMQPISKIGTGDAYYGRKIKV from the exons ATGGGTGTCCTGCTAGGAAGGAGAAGCAGAACGTCGAAGATCAAGAAGCTCTCCAAGCTCGCCATTTCTAGGATCGCGATCCTCAAGAGGCAGCGTGAAGTCCGTGCTTCTCATGCACGATCGGATGTGATCGAGCTCCTGAACCTGGGACACCAAGAACGCGCACTCCTTCGG GTCGAGGTCATGATTAAGGAGCAGAACATGCTGGACGTGTTCTCGATGGTAGAAGCTTACTGCCACATCCTCGTGCAAAAGATCGGCCTCACAAAGAAGCACAA GCAAATTCCCGATGAGCTGAGAGAAGCTTTTGCAACCTTAAGTTTTGCCGCATCAAGGTGCGGGGAGCTCCCGGAGCTACTAGAGCTCCGGAGGATCATCGCAAGCAACTACAGCAACGAGTTTACAGCTCATGCAGTTGAGCTGCCCAATAACTGTGGAGTGAATCCCAAG TTAATGCATGCCTCTCAGATTATACAGAAGCTTTCGCAAAGACTACCGGACTTGGGAAGTAGATTGATGGCCCTGAAAGAAATTGCTACGCAGAATGGGATGTCTCTGCAGTTGGAAAACACAAATGAG GAGAAAGCCCAAGAAGTCGGTCACCAGCATGAGCAACCCGAGCCGATGGTAGCTAATGAGGAGATGGGTTCTAAACACGAGATCTGCTACATCCCTATACAAGAAGAAGCCAAGGAGGACGAGCAGAAGTTCCAAGGATCGGGGAGTCCAAAGCAGAAATACAGGGACGTAGCCGGTGCAGCTGAGGAGGCATTCAAATCGGCAGCTTATGCAGCAGAAGCTGCAAGGGCTGCCGTTACTCTGTCGAGGTCCGGATCAGATGGTCTTGATCATCATGATGATCGTGGCAGTTCCCCTCCTCAAACAGGAAATATTTCGGACGGCGAATTACATCGGACAGGAGAATGCACATCAGTAGCAGATCAATTCGTCTTGGatggaaaacaaaattttGTTCATCGCATTTCCAGGGATTGGATGCAGCCGATTTCTAAGATCGGGACTGGCGATGCATACTATGGGAGAAAGATCAAGGTTTGA